CACTAAACAATCAATCAAAACTTGGTGGTCGTCAGCCGATGAGTCTCCTTGAAGACCAACTACGCATATCCGGGTTTGGAGAAGTAGCACTAGGATATACAGAAGAGCAAGCAATTGCTGAAGCAAAGCGTTGTTTACAATGCAAGAAGCCGTTATGCCAACAAGGTTGCCCAGTAAATATTGATATTAAAGATTTTATCGGGCTTATAGCAGAAGGAAAGTTCTCAGAAGCTTGTGAAAAGATTAAAGAAAAGAACAGCCTTCCGGCTGTCTGTGGTCGTGTATGCCCGCAAGAAGAACAATGTGAGATTAAATGTATTGTTGGGATTAAAGGTGAAGCAGTAGCCATCGGTAGACTGGAACGCTTTGTTGCTGATCATGTAATGTCAATGGAACGTGAAAAGGTAGATTGTGCGATTCAGGCAGGTAAGAAAGTAGCTGTTGTTGGTTCTGGTCCCGCTGGTTTAGCTTGTGCTAGTGAACTAGCAAAACTTTGTTACGATGTTACCATGTATGAAGCATTCCATGAGCCTGGTGGAGTATTGATGTATGGGATTCCGCAATTCCGTTTACCGAAAGAGATTGTAAAAGAAGAAGTAGAATTCCTTCGCCAAATCGGAGTAAAGATTGAGTGTAATGTAATCATTGGGAAAACATTGACGATTGATGATTTGTTTGCCATGGGATTTGAAGCTGTGTTTCTAGGAACCGGTGCTGGACTACCATATTTCTTAGGAATAGAAGGCGAAAATTTAAACGGCGTATATTCCGCCAATGAGTTTTTAACAAGAGTAAACTTGATGAGGGCGTACAAGTTTCCGGAATATCGTACACCGGTCCACGTTGGCAATCGTGTAGCCGTAGTTGGCGCTGGAAACGTAGCAATGGACGCTGCTAGAACTGCTAAGCGTTTGGGTGCAGAGGTTCACATCATTTATCGTAGATCGGAAGAGGAAATGCCTGCTCGTAAAGAAGAGATTGAACATGCCAAGGAAGAGGAGATCCAATTCCAGACTTTATCAAACCCACTTCGATTAATTGGTGATGATAAAGGATATGTCACAGGAATCGTTTGT
The window above is part of the Desulfuribacillus stibiiarsenatis genome. Proteins encoded here:
- the gltA gene encoding NADPH-dependent glutamate synthase produces the protein MSLNNQSKLGGRQPMSLLEDQLRISGFGEVALGYTEEQAIAEAKRCLQCKKPLCQQGCPVNIDIKDFIGLIAEGKFSEACEKIKEKNSLPAVCGRVCPQEEQCEIKCIVGIKGEAVAIGRLERFVADHVMSMEREKVDCAIQAGKKVAVVGSGPAGLACASELAKLCYDVTMYEAFHEPGGVLMYGIPQFRLPKEIVKEEVEFLRQIGVKIECNVIIGKTLTIDDLFAMGFEAVFLGTGAGLPYFLGIEGENLNGVYSANEFLTRVNLMRAYKFPEYRTPVHVGNRVAVVGAGNVAMDAARTAKRLGAEVHIIYRRSEEEMPARKEEIEHAKEEEIQFQTLSNPLRLIGDDKGYVTGIVCEKMELGEPDSSGRRRPQPIPNSEFTIDIDTLVVAVGQGPNPIVTQATPELQVNKWGNIIVDEQTGATSIPGVYAGGDVVTGAATVIKAMGAGKIAAVGIHDYLIAKE